A region of Halalkaliarchaeum desulfuricum DNA encodes the following proteins:
- a CDS encoding DUF3179 domain-containing protein, whose amino-acid sequence MEVKNVLPKDAIPSVEGPTFAPASERPDAVSDDDRVIVVEPSAGSRTDDGSEHRAGDGNDGNARAYPVRYLHFHEIVNDVLDSGVPIAVTWCPLCGSAVVYDRRVGDGRVLEFGVSGKLADDDLVMYDRETESEWKQSLGVAITGPLAGTDLTVLPAATTTVSAFRRQFPEGLFMEPPGGASEAASDDDEPAAIDYDDAPYEAYFERDGFGLAAHRGTGGRDWNRDDLDPKAVVLGIERDGESLGVPLPVVERADGVVTASAGELDVVVFATDDGIHAFEDPGCDWRRVPGGFRAEGAQCDGILYDGATGAPVDAPAAHTGDGGSRNAAPLRRIPARRLFAFAWQDDHGPDAFLLDPER is encoded by the coding sequence GTGGAGGTAAAGAACGTCCTCCCGAAGGACGCGATCCCCAGCGTCGAGGGGCCGACGTTCGCTCCCGCCTCCGAACGGCCGGATGCGGTGTCGGACGACGACAGGGTGATCGTCGTCGAGCCGTCGGCGGGAAGCCGGACGGACGATGGAAGCGAACACCGAGCCGGCGACGGGAACGACGGGAACGCCAGGGCGTACCCCGTCCGATATCTCCACTTCCACGAGATCGTCAACGACGTACTCGACTCGGGGGTCCCGATCGCGGTGACGTGGTGTCCCCTGTGTGGCAGTGCTGTCGTGTACGATCGCCGCGTCGGCGACGGGCGAGTCCTCGAGTTCGGCGTCTCCGGAAAGCTCGCGGACGACGACCTAGTGATGTACGACCGAGAGACGGAAAGCGAGTGGAAGCAGTCGCTCGGCGTCGCCATCACCGGCCCGCTTGCGGGAACCGATCTGACCGTTCTCCCGGCGGCGACCACGACGGTCAGTGCGTTCCGGAGACAGTTCCCCGAGGGACTCTTCATGGAGCCGCCAGGCGGCGCCTCCGAGGCGGCCAGCGACGACGACGAACCCGCGGCGATCGACTACGACGACGCCCCCTACGAGGCGTACTTCGAACGCGACGGGTTCGGGCTCGCCGCCCACCGGGGAACCGGCGGGCGCGACTGGAACCGGGATGATCTCGATCCGAAGGCGGTTGTGCTTGGTATCGAACGCGACGGAGAGAGCCTGGGAGTCCCGCTTCCCGTCGTCGAACGCGCGGACGGCGTCGTCACGGCGAGTGCCGGCGAGCTCGACGTCGTCGTCTTCGCGACCGACGACGGGATTCACGCCTTCGAGGACCCCGGCTGCGACTGGCGTCGTGTCCCCGGCGGGTTCCGGGCCGAAGGAGCCCAGTGTGACGGGATCCTCTATGACGGGGCGACCGGAGCGCCGGTCGACGCGCCGGCTGCACACACCGGTGACGGTGGCTCCAGGAACGCGGCGCCGTTGCGGCGGATACCGGCCCGGCGGCTGTTCGCGTTCGCCTGGCAGGACGACCACGGTCCAGACGCGTTCCTGCTGGATCCCGAGCGCTGA